ACAGCTCGTACACCTACCCGAACACGGCGTCGAACGTCCGCGCCTACGTCATCGACACGGGCGTGCTGTACGGGCACAACGACTTCGGCGGGCGGGCCGTCTCCGGCTTCGACGCGGTGGACGGCGGCTCCGCCGACGACTGCCACGGCCACGGCACGCACGTGGCGGGCACGGTCGGTGGCTCGGCGTACGGGGTGGCCAAGGGCGTCCAGATCGTCGGCGTCCGAGTGCTCAACTGCCAGGGCAGCGGCACCAACGCCCAGGTGGTGGCCGGTATCGATTGGGTGACCGCGAACGCGGTCAAGCCGGCGGTGGCGAACATGAGCCTCGGTGGTGGCGCGAACAGTTCGATCGACACGGCCGTTACCAACTCGGTCAACTCCGGCGTCACGTACGCGGTCGCCGCCGGCAACGGCAACGCCCTCGGCGTCCGGCAGAACGCCTGCAACTACTCCCCGGCCCGGGTCGCCTCCGCGATCACCGTGGGTGCGACGCAGAACAACGACGCCGCAGCGAGCTTCTCCAACTTCGGCACCTGCGTCGACATCCTGGCCCCGGGTGTCAACATCACCTCGGCCTGGTACACCAGCAGCAGCGCCACGAACACCATCAGCGGCACCTCAATGGCATCGCCGCACGTCGCCGGGGCCGCGGCGCTCGTGCTCTCGGCGAACCCGTCGTGGAGCCCGCAGCAGGTCCGGGACAATCTGGTCAACAACTCCACGCCGAACGTGGTGACCAACGTCGGCACCGGCACGCCGAACCAGCTGCTCTACGTGGTCAACGGCACCCCGCCGGCCAACGACTTCTCGGTATCGGTGTCGCCGACCTCCGGCTCCACCGCGCAGGGCGGCTCGGTGACGGCCACCGTCGGCACGGCCACCACCGCCGGCTCCGCCCAGTCGGTCAGCCTCTCCGCCAGCGGCCTGCCGGCCGGCACGACCGCGTCGTTCAGCCCGTCGACGGTGACCTCGGGCGGCTCGTCCACCCTCACCATGGCCACCTCGGCGAGCACCCCCGCCGGCAGCTACCCGGTCACGATCACCGGCAGCGGCGCGGCGGGCACCCGCACGGCCACCTACACGTTGACCGTGACCGGTTCGGGTGGCGGCGGCTGCTCCGGCACCAACGGCACCGACGTGGCGATCCCGGACGCTGGTGCGGCGGTGACCAGCTCGATCACCATCGCCGGCTGCGGCCGGAACGCCTCGTCGGCCTCCACGGTGGCGGTGAACATCGTGCACACCTACCGCGGTGATCTGGTCATCGACCTGCTCGCTCCGGACGGCGGCGCGTACCGGCTCAAGAACAGCGGTTTCGACAGCGCCGACAACGTGATCGCCACGTACACGACCAACCTGTCCGGTGAGGCCGCCAACGGCACCTGGCGGCTTCAGGTGCGCGACGTGTACGCGATCGACACCGGCTACATCAACACCTGGACCCTGACCCTCTGACCTTGTTCCCACGGCCGAGGCCCCACCTGGAACACCGGGTGGGGCCTCGTGCCGTACGGATCGGGCTCAGACCGCGAAGGTGGCCGGCCGCTCGGTGGCCGGGGCCGGCGGGCGGGCCTTCCACAGGCCGGTCTTCTGCGCGGCGAGCCGGGCCAGGTAGGCCGGGTTGAGGATCACGTAGCGGCGCCAGAGCCGCTTCGGCTCCAGACCGAGCCGCCAGAACCACTCCAGGCCGGCGCGCTGCATCCACGGCGGCGGCTGGCGCAGCAGACCGGCGTGGTAGTCGAAGGCCGCGCCGACCGCCATCAGCGGCATGTCGAGCAACGGCCGCATGGCGTACGCGAAGACCTCCTGGCGCGGGCAGCCGAGCCCGACCAGGACCAGTCGGGCGCCGCTGGACCGGATCCGATCGGCGATCTCGGCGTCCTCACCGGGCTGGACCGGGCGGAACTTGGATGGCTCCACCCCGGCGATCTTCAGCGCCGGGAACATCCGCTCCAACGCGGGGATCAGCCTGGCCAGCGTCTCCTCGGTCGAGCCGTACAGGTAGACCGGCAGGCCCTCGTCGGCGAAGCGGGAGAGCACGTGCAGGGTCAGCGTCGGCCCGTAGACCCGGTCGGTGAGCCCGGCGTGGTGCAGCAGGTTGAGCGCCCAGCGCACCGGCTGCCCGTCCGGGGTCACGACGTCGAAGGAGTTGAGCCGTGCGTTGTGCGCCCGGTCCAGCACACCGGTCATCACGCCGTGCACGGCCAGTGCGGTCAGCGCGAATGGACGCCGCTCCTGCGCCGCGGTGACCACCGCCTCGGTCGCCGTGGCGTAGTCGGTGGCGTCGACCAGGACGCCGAGTACGTTGCGCTTCGTCTGAGTCGTCATGGCTGGGGCACCCACTTGTCCACGTTGGCCTCGTAGATCTCCCGCAGGATCATCGGTACGTCGTAGGTGATCTTCCAGTCCGGGTACTGCTCCTCGAACCGGGCCATGCTGCTGATGTACCACTGGTGGTCGCCGGTGCGGGCCTGCTCGACGTAGTTGATCTGCGCCTCGCGGCCGGCGATCTCCTCGGCGATCCGGAACGCCTCGATGTGCGAGGTGTTGGAGTGCCGACCTCCGCCGAGGTTGTAGACCTCCGCCGAGCGTGGCGCCCGGAAGAACGCCTCGAATGCGGTCAGCACGTCACGCGAGTGGATCGCGTCGCGGACCATCTTGCCCTTGTAGCCGTACAGGTTGTATGTCCGGCCCTCCATGACGCAGCGCATCAGGTACGCCAGGAACCCGTGCAGCTCGGCCGCCGAGTGCGCCGGGCCGGTCAGCGTGCCGCCCCGGAAGCAGGCGGTCTTCATGTCGAAGTAGCGCCCGTACTCCTGGACCATCACGTCCGCCGCGACCTTGGAGGCGCCGAAGACCGAGTGCAGCGAGTTGTCGATCGACATGTCCTCGGTGATGCCCTGGTACCAGCGGTGATCCTCGGGCAGCTCGTACCGGGTCTCCAGCTCGATCAGCGGCAGGCTGTTGGGCCGGTCGCCGTAGACCTTGTTGGTCGAGCAGTGGATGAACGGCGCGTCGATCGCGTGCCGCCGGGTGTTCTCCAGGATGTTGAGCGTGCCGCCGGCGTTCACGTCGAAGTCCGTGTACGGCTCCTTGGCCGCCCAGTCGTGGCTCGGCTGCGCGGCGCTGTGGATCACCACGGCGATGTCCGAGCCGTACTTCTTGAACACCTGCTCCAGGCCGTCCCGGTCCCGGATGTCCACCGAGAAGTGGGTGTACGCGCTGCCCAGATCCCGGCGCAGTCGCTCCAGACTCCAGGAGGTGGAGCCGTCCTCGCCGAAGAAGTACCGGCGCATGTCGTTGTCGATGCCGACGACGTCCAGACCGAGGCCGGCGAAGTGCCGGACCGCCTCGGAGCCGATCAGACCACCCGACCCGGTCACCAACGCGACACTCACACGCCACTCCTGGTCCATCGGAGGCAGAATCCTTCGGAGCATAGCTTGACGCCCGGCACGCCCCGATATGACGGAAGGGCCCCGCATTCTGCGGAGCCCTCGTCGGTGGTGGGGATGGGGGGAGTTGAACCCCCACGCCCTTTCGGGCACACGGACCTGAACCGTGCGCGTCTGCCATTCCGCCACATCCCCGTGGCACAACCCGGAACACATTAGCCGCCCCGGACCCGCTGTCTCCAGCAGGCCCCGGAGATACTACGCTGTCCCAGGTGCTCGCCACGAGCGGTTACCGTTCGTGGCGGACGAAAGACTAGCACGGTAGTCCCGGCCCATCCGAACGGGCCGGTAGCAGGCGGCCGAGCGGCGTGTGAGCTGCGCGCGCGCCGGCCGGATACCATCATGTCCTCGGGACCCGAGGAGGAGCCGGTGAGCGTGCTGCAACGCTTCGAGAAGCGTCTGGAAGGCCTGGTCGAAGGGGCTTTCGCCAAGGTCTTCAAAGGGGTGGTCCACCCCGTGGAGATCCTCAACGCCATGCAGCGGGAGGCCGAGGCGCACAAGGCGATCCTGGCCGGTGGGCGCACGTTGGTGCCCAACCGCTACGTGATCGATCTCTCGCCGTTCGACCACAGTCGGCTGGCGCCGTACGCCGCCGCGCTGGCCCAGGAGTTGGCCCAGTCGCAGGCGGAGTTCATCGGCGAGCAGGCCTGGACGGTCTACGGCGACGTGATCGTCGAGATCGAGCGGGGCGAGGGCCTGGACACGGGCATGTTCCGCGTCACCGCCGAGGTCTACACCGGCGGCGAGGTCGCCCCGGTGTCGGCGCCCGGCTACGACGCCGGCCCGCCGGCCTACCCCGCGTACGACCAGGGTGGTGGCTACGGCCCGCCGCCCGGGCACGGTGGCACCCGCAACGTCCGGTTGGTCTCGGGCGACGGGCGCACCTATCCCCTCCAGATGGGGTCGACGGTGATCGGTCGCGGCGACCAGGCCAACCTGCGCCTGCCCGACGTCGGCATCTCCCGGCGACACGCCCGGCTGGATTTCGACGGCGGACAGGTCGTGCTGACCGATCTGGGGTCGACCAACGGCACCATGGTCAACGGCCAGCGGGTCTCCGCCGTCGCCCTCAACCCCGGCGACATGGTCCAGCTCGGCACCACGACGCTGACCTTCCGCGTGGACGGCTGACCCGCCTTGCCGGAACTGGTCATCACGGTTGCCCGGTTCGGGTTCCTGATTCTGCTGTGGATCTTCGTGTTCACGGTGGTCGGGGTGATCCGCCGGGACCTCTTCGCGGGTGCCCGGTCCGGTCGTCTGGTGGCCGCGCCGCGCGCGGTGGGCGCCTCGACGGGGCAGGCGGCCAAGCCGGCGAAGGTGAAGCGGGGCCGCGCGGCTCACCAGCTGGTGGTGACCGCCGGTCAGCTGGCCGGCACTCGGATCACTCTCGGTGAAGCGCAGATCACCATCGGTCGTGCCGAGGATTCCACCCTGGTCATCACCGACGACTACGCCTCCGCGCGGCACGCCCGGCTCGTGCCGCGCGACGGGCAGTGGTTCGTCGAGGACCTCGGCTCGACTAACGGCACGTACCTAGATCGCGCTAAGGTCACCGGACCAACCCCCGTCCCCCTCGGCGTGCCGATCCGGATCGGCCGCACTTCCCTCGAATTACGGCCATGACTCTGACCCTGCGCTATGCGGCCCACAGCGACCGCGGTCTGATCCGAGACGGCAATCAAGACTCCGTCTACGCCGGACCGCGGCTACTCGCCGTTGCCGACGGCATGGGCGGCATGGCCGCCGGTGACGTCGCCAGCAACATCGTCATCGGTGCCATGGCGCCGCTCGACGAGGACGTCCCAGGGGACGCTCTCGTCGACGCGTTGCGTTCGGCCGTGGGCACCGCCAACCAACAACTCCGCGACACGGTGGAGGCCAACCCGCAGTTGGAGGGGATGGGCACCACGCTGACGGCGACCCTCTTCTCCGGCAGCAAGCTGGGGATGGTCCACATCGGCGACTCGCGGGCCTATCTGCTGCGTAACGGCGAGTTCGCGCAGGTCACCAAGGACGACACGTACGTCCAGATGCTCGTCGACGAAGGTCGGATCAGCGCCGAGGAGGCGAGCAGCCACCCGCAGCGGTCGCTGCTGACCCGGGCACTGGACGGCCGGGACATCGACCCTGAGTACTCGGTGCGCCAGGTGCTGCCCGGCGACCGGTACCTGATCTGCAGCGACGGCCTCTCGGGCGTGGTCAGTGCCGACACCATCGGCGAGACCATGCGTGAGTACACCGACCCGCAGCAGTGCGTCGAGCGGCTGGTGCAGCTCGCGCTGCGCGGCGGCGGTCCGGACAACATCACGGTGATCATCGCCGACGCCACCGATCACGACATCGTCGAGGCGACCCCGATCGTTGGCGGCGCCGCCGCC
The nucleotide sequence above comes from Micromonospora sp. NBC_00389. Encoded proteins:
- a CDS encoding NAD-dependent epimerase/dehydratase family protein, producing the protein MLRRILPPMDQEWRVSVALVTGSGGLIGSEAVRHFAGLGLDVVGIDNDMRRYFFGEDGSTSWSLERLRRDLGSAYTHFSVDIRDRDGLEQVFKKYGSDIAVVIHSAAQPSHDWAAKEPYTDFDVNAGGTLNILENTRRHAIDAPFIHCSTNKVYGDRPNSLPLIELETRYELPEDHRWYQGITEDMSIDNSLHSVFGASKVAADVMVQEYGRYFDMKTACFRGGTLTGPAHSAAELHGFLAYLMRCVMEGRTYNLYGYKGKMVRDAIHSRDVLTAFEAFFRAPRSAEVYNLGGGRHSNTSHIEAFRIAEEIAGREAQINYVEQARTGDHQWYISSMARFEEQYPDWKITYDVPMILREIYEANVDKWVPQP
- a CDS encoding S8 family peptidase; its protein translation is MRLAHRSVLVGVATLTVLAAATPALAAEPTGAIRAAGGDTAVADSYIVVFKDTAVSRGTVGDNAERLVGRHGGTVARTYGAALRGFEIRVGAKAAARIAADPAVAYVEQNHTVSIAGTQTNPPSWGLDRIDQRNLPLNSSYTYPNTASNVRAYVIDTGVLYGHNDFGGRAVSGFDAVDGGSADDCHGHGTHVAGTVGGSAYGVAKGVQIVGVRVLNCQGSGTNAQVVAGIDWVTANAVKPAVANMSLGGGANSSIDTAVTNSVNSGVTYAVAAGNGNALGVRQNACNYSPARVASAITVGATQNNDAAASFSNFGTCVDILAPGVNITSAWYTSSSATNTISGTSMASPHVAGAAALVLSANPSWSPQQVRDNLVNNSTPNVVTNVGTGTPNQLLYVVNGTPPANDFSVSVSPTSGSTAQGGSVTATVGTATTAGSAQSVSLSASGLPAGTTASFSPSTVTSGGSSTLTMATSASTPAGSYPVTITGSGAAGTRTATYTLTVTGSGGGGCSGTNGTDVAIPDAGAAVTSSITIAGCGRNASSASTVAVNIVHTYRGDLVIDLLAPDGGAYRLKNSGFDSADNVIATYTTNLSGEAANGTWRLQVRDVYAIDTGYINTWTLTL
- a CDS encoding FHA domain-containing protein FhaB/FipA, translated to MPELVITVARFGFLILLWIFVFTVVGVIRRDLFAGARSGRLVAAPRAVGASTGQAAKPAKVKRGRAAHQLVVTAGQLAGTRITLGEAQITIGRAEDSTLVITDDYASARHARLVPRDGQWFVEDLGSTNGTYLDRAKVTGPTPVPLGVPIRIGRTSLELRP
- a CDS encoding WecB/TagA/CpsF family glycosyltransferase, which encodes MTTQTKRNVLGVLVDATDYATATEAVVTAAQERRPFALTALAVHGVMTGVLDRAHNARLNSFDVVTPDGQPVRWALNLLHHAGLTDRVYGPTLTLHVLSRFADEGLPVYLYGSTEETLARLIPALERMFPALKIAGVEPSKFRPVQPGEDAEIADRIRSSGARLVLVGLGCPRQEVFAYAMRPLLDMPLMAVGAAFDYHAGLLRQPPPWMQRAGLEWFWRLGLEPKRLWRRYVILNPAYLARLAAQKTGLWKARPPAPATERPATFAV
- a CDS encoding protein phosphatase 2C domain-containing protein, which gives rise to MTLTLRYAAHSDRGLIRDGNQDSVYAGPRLLAVADGMGGMAAGDVASNIVIGAMAPLDEDVPGDALVDALRSAVGTANQQLRDTVEANPQLEGMGTTLTATLFSGSKLGMVHIGDSRAYLLRNGEFAQVTKDDTYVQMLVDEGRISAEEASSHPQRSLLTRALDGRDIDPEYSVRQVLPGDRYLICSDGLSGVVSADTIGETMREYTDPQQCVERLVQLALRGGGPDNITVIIADATDHDIVEATPIVGGAAARDRGMATSADDSTPAARASALSAPRPSVPEEPAAADDEPERPKRRPVRTTAMALALLVIIGGGVFAGWTYTQRQYYVGATEEGQVAVFRGIQGQIAGMDLSSVHRTSGTRLDDLTVAAQDTVKVGIRAKSEPDAERQLAELTSDTPSNPNLKPICPADPTAVGGTPTPTPTPSPVGATPTPNGSPSAGASATPNGVVSASPTTGATAAVGVTGPTTTPDATPSDSAPPALDPAGCRSPE
- a CDS encoding DUF3662 and FHA domain-containing protein, encoding MSSGPEEEPVSVLQRFEKRLEGLVEGAFAKVFKGVVHPVEILNAMQREAEAHKAILAGGRTLVPNRYVIDLSPFDHSRLAPYAAALAQELAQSQAEFIGEQAWTVYGDVIVEIERGEGLDTGMFRVTAEVYTGGEVAPVSAPGYDAGPPAYPAYDQGGGYGPPPGHGGTRNVRLVSGDGRTYPLQMGSTVIGRGDQANLRLPDVGISRRHARLDFDGGQVVLTDLGSTNGTMVNGQRVSAVALNPGDMVQLGTTTLTFRVDG